A genome region from Cucumis sativus cultivar 9930 chromosome 4, Cucumber_9930_V3, whole genome shotgun sequence includes the following:
- the LOC101220453 gene encoding uncharacterized protein LOC101220453 — MGGCFSNCLIIPKVSSSVPPPPPPTAKVISLQGHLREYPVPISVSRVLQTENSSSSTSDSFLCNSDRLFYDDFIPSLPLDHQLHPNQIYFILPSSNLHHRLTAPDMAALAVKATLALQNASTNNLHLPHNKGRRRRISPLFDLDSPNDQQNEHEHEHALSTNSNSKNNTTSSSVKKLQRLTSRRAKMAVRSFKLRLSTIYEGTVL; from the coding sequence ATGGGCGGGTGTTTCTCAAACTGCCTAATTATTCCCAAAGTCTCTTCGTCTGTTCCTCCACCTCCTCCTCCTACCGCCAAAGTTATCTCTTTACAAGGACATCTCCGGGAATACCCTGTTCCTATATCCGTCTCCCGCGTTCTTCAGACCGaaaattcatcttcttccacttCCGACTCTTTTCTATGCAACTCCGACCGCTTATTCTACGATGATTTCATTCCGTCTTTGCCTCTCGACCACCAGCTCCACCCCAATCAGATCTATTTCATCCTTCCTTCCTCCAACCTCCACCACCGATTGACCGCCCCTGATATGGCCGCCTTAGCCGTCAAAGCCACCCTCGCCCTCCAGAATGCCTCCACCAACAACCTCCATCTCCCTCATAACAAGGGTCGTCGTCGTCGTATTTCTCCCCTCTTTGATCTTGATAGCCCCAACGACCAACAAAACGAACACGAACACGAACATGCCCTCTCCACTAACTCTAACTCCAAGAACAACACCACCTCCTCCTCCGTTAAAAAATTGCAGAGATTGACATCCAGAAGGGCAAAAATGGCAGTTCGTTCCTTTAAACTCAGGTTGAGCACCATCTACGAAGGCACCGTTCTGTAA